The stretch of DNA CGAGGTCAACGACGCCGTCCGTGGTCCGGGGTCGTTCGCGATGGCCGTGCGGGCCCTCGAGAATCTGTCCGAGGCGGGTTTCAAGGACGCCAAGATCTCCGTGGTGGTCACCCGGCACAACGTGTCCCAGCTCGACGACTTCAAGGCGCTGGCCGACAAGTACGGTGCCACCCTGCGCATCACCCGGCTGCGACCGTCCGGGCGCGGCGCGGACGTGTGGGACGAACTGCATCCGACGCAGGCGCAGCAGCGCGAGCTGTACAACTGGCTGGTCGCCAACGGCGAGGGCGTGCTCACCGGCGACTCCTTCTTCCACCTGTCCGCCTACGGCGACGCGTTGCCCGGCCTGAACCTGTGCGGCGCTGGACGCGTGGTGTGCCTGATCGACCCGATCGGCGACGTCTACGCGTGCCCGTTCGCGATCCACGACCAATTCCTTGCCGGAAACATCGTGGCGGACGGCGGTTTCCAGCAGGTGTGGCAGACGTCGGAGCTGTTTCAGGAGCTGCGGTCCCCGCAGACCGGCGGTGCGTGCAGCAAGTGCAACCATTACGACTCCTGCCGCGGCGGGTGCATGGCCGCGAAGTTCTTCACCGGCCTGCCGATGGACGGCCCGGACCCCGAATGTGTGATCGGCAACGGCGAACTGGCGTTGGCTGCCGCGGGGGAGATCCCCAAATCCAGTGTCGACCACTCCCGCACCGGCCAGCGCCGGACTCCGCGGGCGCCGGTTCCGTTGACGCTGATGGTGCGTCCGCCGGCAAAGATTTGTGACGAGAACCCGCTTGCGGGCATGGACCAGACGTAACGACGTCTGCCGGGTACGAGAGGTATTTCCATGGGTAAGAATCCGTTCTTCGAGACGGTGGCCGAGGCTCAGCGACGCGCGAAGAAGCGCCTGCCGAAGTCGGTGTACGCGGCGCTGATCGCCGGTTCCGAGCGGGGCGTGACGGTCGACGACAACATCGCGGCGTTCGGCGAGCTGGGATTCGCCCCGCACGTCGTGGGACTGTCCGACAAGCGCGAGCTGTCCACGACCGTGATGGGACAGTCGATTTCGCTGCCCGTCGTGATCTCCCCGACCGGTGTGCAGGCTGTGCACCCCGACGGCGAGGTCGCTGTCGCGCGTGCGGCGGCGGCGCGGGGAACGGCGATCGGTCTGAGCTCGTTCGCGAGCAAGTCGATCGAGGAGGTCACGGCGGCCAATCCGCAGACGTTCTTCCAGATGTACTGGGTCGGCAGCCGGGAGGTGCTGATCCAGCGGATGGAACGCGCCCGCGCCGCCGGGGCGACCGGACTGATCATCACCACCGACTGGTCGTTCTCCTACGGACGTGACTGGGGCAGCCCGGCGATCCCCGAGAAGATGGACCTGAAGGCGATGTTCCAGTTCGCGCCGGAGGGAATCACCCGGCCGAAGTGGTTGTACGAGTTCGCGAAGACCCGCAAGATCCCGGATCTGACCACCCCGAACCTGGCGCAGCCCGGTCAGCAGCCGCCGACGTTCTTCGGCGCCTACGGCGAGTGGATGCAGACGCCGCTGCCGACGTGGGACGACATCGCGTGGCTGCGTGAACAGTGGGGCGGGCCGTTCATGCTCAAGGGCGTCATGCGGGTCGACGACGCCAAGCGCGCCGTCGACGCCGGCGTCACCGCGATCTCCGTGTCGAATCACGGTGGCAACAACCTCGACGGCACCCCGGCGCCGATCCGCGCGCTGCCCGCCATCGCGGAGGCCGTGGGCGATCAGGTCGAGGTGCTCCTCGACGGTGGTATCCGCCGCGGTAGCGACGTCGTGAAGGCTGTCGCGCTCGGTGCGCGGGCGGTGATGATCGGCCGCGCGTACCTGTGGGGCCTCTCGGCGAACGGTCAGGCCGGCGTCGAGAACGTCCTCGACGTCCTGCGCGGCGGTATCGATTCGGCACTGCTCGGTCTGGGCCACTCGAACATCCACGACCTCACCCCCTCCGACGTCGTGATCCCGCCCGGATTCACCCGCGTACTCGGCGCCGAATCCTGAACCCACGAACGGCGTAGATGTCTGCGCAACTGACAGACCCGATCACCCTGGCCGGACGCCGCGCTCCGTCCAGGGTGCTTCTGGGTCCGCACCCCACCAACCTCAGTGCGGGTAGAGCACTGTCCCCGCGTCATGTCGCGTACTACGAACGCCGGGCGCGGGGTGGCGCGGGGATCGTCGTCACCGAGGTGGCGTCGGTTCATGCCTCGGACTGGCCGTACGAGCGGGCCCCGCTGGCGTCCGACTGCGTCGCCGGGTGGAGGGACGTGGTCGCCGCCTGCCGCCCGCACGGCACGCTGGTGCTGGCCGGGTTGGGGCACACCGGACTGCAGGGGTCGAGCGCCTACTCGCAGTCGGTGCTGTGGGGACCGTCGGGGATCGCGGACGTGATCTCCCGCGAGATGCCGATGCGGATGGAGCAGGCCGAGATCGACGGCCTCGTCGAAGGGTTCCGGGCGGGGGCCGCCGCGGCGGTGGCGGCGGACGTGGACGGTGTCGAACTCGACGCCGGTCCGAGAGCGCTGCTGAGACAGTTTCTTTCGGACCTCACCAACGTGCGCGAGGACAAGTACGGTGCCGACCCGCTCCGGCTCATCCGTGAGGTCGTCGCCGCCGTCCGGGAAGAGCTGGGACCCGGCCGGATTTTGTCGCTGCGCCTGAGCTGCGACGAGGAGACGCCCTGGGCGGGAATCACACCGTCGATCGCGGCGGGGTATGCGCAAGATCTGGCCGAGACGCTCGATCTGCTCGTCGTGGTCCGCGGCGGGCCGCTGTCGCCGAACGCCTACCGCCCCGACTTCCACCGGCCGCCCGCGTTCGGCACCGAACTCTGCCGCGACATCCGCATGGCGGTCGCCGGCGCGGTCCCGGTCGTTCTCCAGGGCAGCGTCGTCGATCCGGCCGATGCCCGGCGGGCGCTCGACGACGGTGTCGCCGACGTCGTCGAAATGACGCGTGCCCAGATCGCCGACCCCGATCTCGTCGTCAAGACGCTGCGCGGTGCGGCGCCGCGGCCGTGCGTCCTGTGCAACCAGACGTGCCAGGTACTCGACCCCCGTAACCCGGTCGTCACGTGCGTCGGAAATCCGACGGCCGGGCACGAGACCGTCGATCCCGACGAGGCAGTCGACGCCGCTGTGGTCGCCGGCCCGGCACTGGTGGTCGGTGGCGGGCCGGCCGGTCTCGAGGCGGCGCGCGTGCTCGCGCTGCGAGGTCACCGGGTCACCCTGGCGGAGGCGTCCGCTCGGCTCGGCGGGATGGTGCGGGCTGCGGTCGGGGCGCCGCACCTGAAGGCGCTGACCGACTGGCTGGAGAACGAATGCCACGGTCTCGGAGTCGAATTCCGGCTCGGCGCCGCGGTTTCCGATGCCGAGCTCGACGCCGCGGAACGTGACGGCGTGACGGTGATCCTCGCGACCGGCAGCACGCCCCGGCCGCTGCCGTTCCCCGTCGAGGGGACTGTCCGGTGTCTCGGCGCCGCGGATCTGCGGGACGGTGACGACGCGGAGGGTCCCCACGTCGTCTTCGACCCGGTCGGCGGACCGCTCGGCGTGGCGGTCGCCGAATGGCTCGCGGCGCGGGGGCGCGACGTGAGCATCGTGACCCAGGATTCCGTGGCCGGCTCGCGACTCGGCATGACCGGCGACCTCGCCGACGCCAACACGCGCCTGCAACGGGCGGAGGTGACACGTCACCTCGACAGCCGCATCGTGTCGGTCGACGGCGACGGACTGCGGTTACGCAACCGGTACACCGCCGAGGAGTCGGTGGTGCCGTGCGCCGTGCTGATCGACTGTTCGCATCGTCTCCCCGAGGACACGCTCGGCTCGACCCGCCCGGACGCGGTGCGGGCCGGCGACTGCGTGGCCCCCCGCACACTGCTCGAGGCGGTCCGGGAGGGCCGTGCCGAGGCGCTGGCCGTGACCGCACACCGGCGGTCCGAGTTCGATCACCATCCGTTCACCCTCGTCACCGAGAGATAGGACACTTCATGGGACAGTTCGACGACAAGGTCGCGTTCATCACCGGGGCGGCCCGTGGGCAGGGCCGGACGCACGCGGTGCGGTTGGCGCGCGAGGGTGCGGCGATCATCGCCGTCGACATCTGCGGTCCGGTGTCGGAGTACAACACCTACGAGCCGGCGACGGCGGACGATCTCGCCGAGACGGTGCGGCTCGTGGAATCCGAGGGCGGCAAGATCCTCGCCGAACAGGCGGACGTGCGTGACAGCTCGAAGCTGAAAGCTGTCGTGGACCGCGGAGTCGAACAGTTCGGCCGCCTCGACATCGTGATCGCGAACGCCGGGATCTGCAACTGGAGCAGGTTCTGGGAGATGCCCGACGATCAGTGGGAGACACTGATCGACGTGAACCTCACCGGCGCGTGGAAGACGCTGAAGGCTGCGGTCCCGGCACTGATCGAGGGCGGCCGCGGGGGGTCGATCATCGTGATCAGCTCCGTCGCCGGGATCAAGCCGCTTCCGGGGCAGGCCAATTACGCCGCCTCCAAGTTCGGGCTGGTGGGACTCACCCAGACCGCGGCCAAGGAACTGGGCGAGTACGACATCCGCGTCAACTCCATCCACCCGTACGGGGTGAAGACCCCGATGGGCACCGATCCGGGCAGCCTCGTGATTCTCGAGAAGCACCCGCACTACCTGTCGAGCTTCGGCACCATCCTCACCGAACACCCGCTGGCCGACACCGACGACATCACCGACGCCGTGCTGTGGCTGGCCGGTGACGGGTCGAAACGGGTCACGGGAAGTCAGGTCGCCGTCGACATGGGCAACACCAAGGTGTGAGCATCTCCGCGTACCGCCACCTGTTCACCCCGCTGCGCCTGGGACCGCTGACTCTGCGCAATCGGGTGGTCTTCTCGGCGCACCTCACGGGGTACGCCGTCGACGGTCTCCCCACCGCCCAGCACGCCGCCTACTACGCGGCGCGCGCGAAGGGCGGTGCGGGCCTGGTCATCTCCGAAGAGCACGCCACCCATCCCGGTGACTGGCCGTACGAGAAGGTGATCGCCGGCTACCGGCCGGACGTCGTCCCCGGATACCGACGGATCACCGACGCGGTCCACGCGCACGGAGTCCCGATCCTCGCTCAGGTCAACCACAACGGCGGCCAGGGATCGAGCATGTATTCGCGGCGACCACTGTGGGCGCCGAGCGCCGTCCCCGACCCACTGTTCCGCGAAGTCCCCAAGGCGGTCGATCAACGCGAGATCCGGGCCCTCGTCGACGGGTACGCACTGGTGGCCGAGCACTGCGTCCGAGGCGGATTCGACGGCATCGAACTGCAGTGCTCGCACTCGTCGCTCGTGCGCAGTTTCCTCGCCCCCGCGACGAATCAGCGCACGGACCGCTACGGCGGGTCGCTGGCGGGCCGCGCCCGGTTCCTCCTCGAGGTCGTCGAGGCGGTGCGGACGGCGATCGGCCCGGACCGCGCACTCGGGGTGCGTCTTGCGGGGGAGGACCTGTTCGACGGTGGGGTACACCTCGACGAGGCGGTGGAGGTGGCCGCCCTACTCGAGTCGGACGGGCGGGTCGACTACCTCAACACGTCCATCGGCATGGCCACCGAGACGCTGCACATGATCGAGGCGTCCATGGCCGTCCCGCGCGGGTACGCGCTGTTCGTCCCCGATGCCATCCGGCAGCGGGTCGGACTTCCGGTGGTCGGTGTCGGCCGGTTCTCGGATCCGCATCAGGCCGACCGGGCTCTCGACGAGGGGCACTGCGACCTGATCGGGGTGGTGCGCGGCCAGATCGCGGACCCGGACTTCGCGGCGAAGGCGCTGGCCGGCGAAGCGGACGACATCCGATCGTGCCTGGCGTGCAATCAGGAATGCATCGGACGGATGGGGCTGGGCCGGTGGCTCGGCTGCGTCGTCAACCCGCGCGCGGGTAAGGAATCGGTCCTGCTGCCCGAACCCACCGTCCGCGGCAGGCGGGTGGTGGTGGTCGGCGGCGGACCTGCCGGGCTGAAGGCCGCCGCGACCGCCGCGCAGCGGGGACACCAGGTGACGCTGTTCGAACGCGGCCCCGTCCTCGGCGGTCAGGTCCGGACGGCGGCCGTCGTCCCGGGGCGCCGCGAGTTCCTCGACCTCGTCGTCGACCTGGAAGCGGAATGCGTCCGGCACGGGGTGGACGTGCGGACCGGCGCCGAGGCGACCGCGGAGACACTCGAACAGGGGTGTCCCGACGTGGTGGTGCTCGCCACCGGGGCGCGTCCGCGCCGTCCGCGGTGGGCAGGTGCCTCGGACCGGTTGGTGGATGTGCGGGACGTGCTGGAGCGTCGTGCGCATCCGTCCGGCACGGTACTGGTGGTCGACGAACTGGGATTTCATCAGGGCACGTCCGTCGCGGAGTTCGTCGCCGACGCCGGGTGTGCCGTCACGATCTGCACGCCGGGGATGATCGTCGGCCAGGACCTCGGGATCACCCTGGACCTCGAGGGCTGGAATCGGCGGGCGCACGGCAAGGGCATCATCCAGATGACGGACGTCGTGCCGACCGGGTGCGACGACGCCGGCGGGGGCCGGATCGCGGTCACGCTCCTGCACCACCCGACCGGCGTGTCCCGTCGACTCGTCGTCGACTGGGTGGTGTCGTCCGCGCACCAGCAACCGGAGGACGGGCTCTGGAAACAGCTGGCCGACAGCGGTATCGAGGTCCATCGCATCGGCGATGCCGTGGCTCCGCGCCGCGCGCATTCCGCCGTCATCGAGGGGGAGCGGGTTGCTCTGTCCCTCTAGTGCAGGTCGACTCGCCGCGGTCGCCTAGCATCGAGGGATGCCCCATTCCGGACACCTCGACGACGCGGTGTGGCCCGACCTCGTGTCCCACGTGCCGACTGTCGTCGTGCCGGTCGGCTCGCTCGAGCAGCACGGACCGCATCTGCCGCTCGACACCGACACCACCATCGCCGATGCCGTGTCCCGCGCGCTGCCGCACGTGCTCGTCGCGCCCCCGATCGCCTACGGCGCCAGCGGCGAGCACGAGGGGTTTCCCGGAACCGTCTCGCTGGGGGCGGAGGCGCTCGAGACCGTCCTGGTCGAGTACGGCAGGTCTGCGTGCCGGTGGGCGGACCGCGTGCTGTTCGTCAACGGGCACGGCGGCAACGGGCCCGCATTGGTCAAGGCTGTCGCCTTGCTTCGATACGAGGCCCGCGACGTGGCCTGGGTGCCGTGCGCGGTCCCCGGCGCCGACGCCCACGCCGGGCGTACGGAAACGTCCTTGTTGCTACACCTTTCACCGGGTCGGGTGCGGTTGTCCAGGGCGGAGCCCGGTAATACCGAACCTGTCGCGAGGTTGATGCCAAGACTGCGCGAAGGCGGTATGGTCGCCGTGTCGGCCAATGGGGTGCTCGGTGACCCGACGGTCGCAACGGCCGCGGAGGGGGCGCAGATCTTCGGCGTGCTCGTCCACACGGTCACCAATGCACTGGCCCGGTGGGAACCGGGCCCCGATGGAAGGCTCCGGTGGGAACCGGGCGCCGATGGGAGGCTCCAATGACCCGGACGGGCGCCCTCGAGTTGCCGAGGGCGGATTTTCGGCACATCCTTGCGGCTAATTTCCGGCATGCCCTGCCGGCGCTGTCCGATCCGCCTACGATCGACTGATGCGCCAAGCTCGACTTCCCGATGGATTCGGGATCCGAATCGACCCCAAGGTACGCGCATATTCCGGAGGTCGAGTGCTCATCGGCGGTTCGCCGACTCGGATGCTGAAGCTGGCGCCCACAGCGGCGGCCATGATCGGGGACGGCTACCTCGAGGTCGTCGATCCGCAGTCCGCCGTCGTCGCACGCCGCCTCCTCGACTCGGGGGTCGCCAACCCGCGCCCCATGAGCACGCCGTCCCCGCGGGACGTCACCGTCGTCATACCGGTGAAGAACAACGCGTCCGGGTTGCACCGGGTGCTGGCCGCGCTCCGCGGACTCGAGGTGGTCGTCGTCGACGACGGCTCCGACGTTCCGGTCGCGGCCCCCGCGCTGCAGAACGGGTGCGGTGGCCGCGTCACCGTGCTGCGCCACGACACGGCCAAGGGGCCCGCCGCGGCCCGCAACACCGGTCTGCGTTACGCCGCAACTCCGTTCGTGGCGTTCCTCGACTCCGACGTCCTGCCGCGCACCGGATGGATCGAGGTCATGCTCGGCCACTTCAGCGACCCAGCGGTCGCCCTGGTCGCCCCGCGGATCGTTGCGCTCGAACCCGAGGCCAGCACCCTCGCGCGGTACGAGCACGCCCGCTCCTCCCTCGACCTCGGGCGGAAGGAGTCCGCGGTCCAGTCCGGCGGGCCGGTGTCGTACGTCCCGAGCGCCGCGATGATCGCCCGCCGTGAGGTGCTCGACGAGTTCGGCGGCTTCGACGAGTCCATGCACGTGGCGGAGGACGTCGACCTGTGCTGGCGGCTCCAGGAGTCCGGCTGGCGACTGCGGTACGAGCCCGTGGCCCACGTCGCGCACGACCACCGCGTGACGTTCGGAAAGTGGTTCGACCGCAAGCTGTTCTACGGGACCGGTGCGGCGCCGCTGGCGGCGAGGCATTCGGGCATGGTCCCACCGCTGTCGATGTCGCCGTGGACGTTCTTCGCGTGCATCGCCGCGGCCACCTGCACCCGGCTGGGTCTGCTCGGCGCCGTCGCCACGCTCGCGATGATGCTGGTGCGCCTGCGCCGCATGTTCACCGGACTCGACCAGCCGACCCGTATCGCCGCAATCCTCGCCGCCCAGGGCTTCGCCGGTGGCGCCTGGCAGCTGGCGTCCGCGATGTGCCGCCACTACTGGCCCGTCACGCTGCTGGCGGTGCTGGTCTCGAAACGGATTCGCCGGATAGCGCTCGCGATCGCCGTCGCCGAGGGGGTCGCAGACTGGGTCACCCACCGGGAGCCCGGAGGGCTGGGACCGGTGCGGCACACGGTGTTCAAGCGGATCGACGACGTCGCGTACGGTGCCGGACTCTGGAAGGGCGCCGTCGCCGCCCGCGACCTCGACGCATTGAAGCCGCGGTTGAAGTCGTAGTGGCCGATCCGATTCGCGCCGCCGACGTCGTGGTCGTCGGCGGCGGTTCGAGTGGATGCGTGGTGGCCTCGCGGCTCAGCGAGGATCCCGGACGATCGGTGCTCCTCCTCGAGTCCGGACCGGGTTACCGGTCGGCGCTCGACTGTCCCGTCCTCGACTACCGGACGCTGCCCGTCGGTCCGGGCAGCGCATTCGCCCGGACGTACGGCGTGCAGTTGGCGCCGAGCGTGCCTTCCGCCATGGTGCGCGGCCGCGTCCTCGGCGGGTCGGGCGCCGTCAACGGCGCCTACTTCGTCCGCGGGACGGAGACGGACTTCCGGCACTGGCCGGCGTCGTGGTCGTACGAGAACGTGCTGCCCACCTTCCGGGCGCTCGAGCGCGACGCCGACTTCGGCGACTTCCGGCACGGCACCACCGGTCCGATGCCCGTCCGCAGGCAGCCCGCGGAGCAGCTGAGCGAGATCAGTGCGGCGTTCCGTGCCGCCGCGCTCGGCGCGGGACATCCCGAGGAACCCGACAAGAACGGAGCAGGCGGCGGCGGGATCGGCCCGGTTCCGCTCAACATCGACGGCGGACGCCGGGTCAGCACCGCCGTCGCGTATCTGCTGCCGGCGTCGGAGCGGCCCAACCTGACCGTCGAGCCGGACTCCGACGTCGTGCGAATTCTGTTCTCCGGTAACGAGGCGGTGGGGGTGGAGGTCGAGTCGGGCGGCACCCGGCGCACGATCCGCGCGGACCGGGTCGTACTGGCTGCCGGCCCCGTCGAAACCCCGGTGCTGCTGATGCTTTCGGGAATCGGTCCGGCGGAGCATCTGCGGGACAACGGTATCGACGTCGTCCTCGACGTTCCCGGCGTCGGGACGGACTTCAGCGACCACCCCGAAGTCGCTCTGCCGTACCGTATCCGAGACACATTCCGGCGCAGTGACATACTCCGCCGCAGCGACACGAGTCCGGTCGTCGAAACGGTACTGAACATCGATGACCTCGAGATCCGTCCGTACACCGCTCCGTTCGACGTGCTCGTCCCCGGATCCGGGCAGCCCGACCCGGTCCTCGGGATCGGGCTCATGGTGACGGAGAGCCGGGGCGACATCCGGCTCACGTCGGGCCACCGCCGGGACCGTCCCCGGATCGAGTACCGCTACGCGCAATCGGCCGCCGACCGCCGGGCGCTGCGCGAGGGGCAGGCCATCGCACTGGACCTGCTGCGCTCGCCGGAACTCGGCCCGTTTGTGCTGCCGCTGTCGGAGGAGGTGTCCGACCGCTCGGTGCTCGCGCACCTGGGGACGTCGCTGCACCTGTGCGGCAGTTGCCGGATGGGCGGACGCACGGACGCGGGCGCGGTGGTGGACGAGCGGTGCAACGTCCGCGGAACGGTAGGTCTGACCATCGCGGACACGTCGGTGTTCCCGGTGGTCCCGAGCCGCGGGCCGCATGCCACCGCGGTCATGGTCGCCGAACGGGTCAGTACCTTCCTGAGGGAGTGACGGAGGGCGGAACCCGGCCCCGTGTGACCCGGGTTACAGTAGGCAGAGACGCCGTGGAGGAGTTCGATGCAAAGTCAACCGCCCACAGGGGGCAATCCGTGGGTCGCCGTGCGCCCGGGAGACGACGTCGCGATGCTGGCGCGCAGGGTGTCGTCGGCGCATCAGTTGTTCGTCGAGCGTCATGCCCCCGCAGGCCGAGACCAGGCGGGCGACGGAAATTCGGTGCGCTCGGTCATCCTCGATTCGTGGATGCGCAGCACCAGCAAGGGCGTGAGCCCGGACGGGTCCGCCCGCGCGGTCGATCTGGCGGCCGCGGATCTCGCCACATACCGGGCGTCGCACCCGATGTCGATCATCCGGCCGGTGGTGCGCAAACTCCTCGTCGAGGACGCCGCCGACACCGGTCTGCTCGTGGCCATCACGGACGAGAAGGGCCAGTTGCTGTGGGTCGAGGGCGATTCGTCCGCCAAGGACCGGGCGCTGGAGATGAACTTCGTCGAGGGCGCCGACTGGAGTGAGGACACCGTCGGCACCAATGCTCCGGGCACCGCACTGGCGCTCGACCACTGCGTGCAGATCTTCGGAGCCGAGCACTTCAGCAGGTCGGTGCACGACTGGAGTTGCTCGGCGGCACCCGTCCACGACCCGGCGACGGGGCTGATCGTCGGCGCCATCGACATCACCGGCGGCCCGCGGGTGGCGGTGCCCGAGGTGCTGTCGCTGATCCGGGCCACCGTCGCGGCCGCCGAGGCGGAACTGCGGCTGCACCTGCTGCGCTCACCGCAGCCGCTGGTCGAGACAGTGCTGCGGCTGGAGGTGCTGGGTTCGGGACGACCGGTTCTGGTTCGTGGGGCCGAACGGATCCCGCTCTCGCAGCGGCACGCGGAAATCCTGCTGCTCCTGGCGGAACACCCCGAGGGGCTGAGTTCCGACCGGCTCGCGGTGCTGCTCGACGAGAACGAACTCGACGCCGTCACCATTCGTGCCGAGATGTCGCGCCTGCGCAAGGTTTTCGGTCCGGCGAACCTCGGCTCGCGGCCGTATCGGTTGCTCGCCGAATTGACGTCCGACGTCCGGCAGGTGCGCAGCGCCCTGGACCGGGGTGAGCTCGCCGCCGCCCTCGACGTCTACTCGGGTCCGGTCCTTCCCGGGTCGGAGGCGCCCGGGGTCGAGGACCTGCGCGGCGAACTGCGGGCCCGCGTCCAGGCGGCGCTGCTGCGGGAGGGCGATCAGCGGTTGCTCGCGAAGTGGACCACGTCCGTCCACGGCCGCGAGGACGTTGCCGCGTGGGAGGCGTACCTCGCGGGTCTCGATCCGCGTTCCCCGTTGTATTCCCAGGTCAAGTCGAGGATCGATCTGTTCGATCAGCAGTACGCAACGTAGTTGCAACGGTACGGTCCCTAGTGTTGTGAGTCACACCGAGAAAGTTCCATCGAGTTTCACGACAACAGGGAGTTATCGATGACCGTGTATGCCCGCCCGGGTTCGCCCGACGCCGTCATGTCCTTCCAATCGCGTTACGACAACTGGATCGGCGGCCAGTGGGTTGCGCCCGTCAAGGGCCAGTACTTCGAGAATCCGACCCCCGTCACCGGGCAGCCGTTCTGCGAGGTCGCGCGGTCGACGTCCGAGGACATCGAACTCGCCCTCGACGCCGCACATGCCGCGGCTCCGGCCTGGGGCAAGACGTCGGTCGCCGAGCGCGCCATCATCCTGAACAAGATCGCGGACCGTATCGAGGAGAACCTCGAGTCCATCGCGCTCGCCGAGTCCTGGGACAACGGCAAGCCGATCCGCGAGACCCTGAACGCCGACATCCCGTTGGCGATCGACCACTTCCGCTACTTCGCCGGCGCGATCCGCGCGCAGGAAGGCGCCCTGTCGGAGATCGACTCCGACACCGTCGCCTACCACTTCCACGAGCCGCTCGGCGTCGTCGGCCAGATCATCCCCTGGAACTTCCCGATTCTGATGGCCGTGTGGAAGCTCGCCCCCGCACTCGCCGCAGGCAACGCGGTCGTCCTCAAGCCCGCCGAGCAGACCCCGGCGTCGATCCTGCACCTGATCTCCGTCATCGGCGACCTGCTGCCCGCCGGTGTGGTGAACATCGTCAACGGTTTCGGTGTCGAGGCGGGCAAGCCGCTGGCCTCGAGCCCGCGGATTCGGAAGATCGCGTTCACCGGTGAGACCACCACGGGCCGGCTCATCATGCAGTACGCGTCGCAGAACCTGATCCCCGTCACCCTCGAACTCGGTGGCAAGAGCCCCAACATCTTCTTCTCCGACGTGCTGTCGTCCAACGACGACTACCAGGACAAGGCGCTCGAAGGCTTCACGATGTTCGCCCTCAACCAGGGGGAGGTGTGCACCTGCCCGTCGCGTTCGCTGATCCAGGAGGACATCTTCGACGAGTTCCTCGCGATGGCCGCGATCCGCACCAAGGCCGTCCGCCAGGGCGACCCGCTCGACACCGACACGATGATCGGCGCGCAGGCGTCCAACGATCAGCTCGAGAAGATCCTGTCGTACATCGAGATCGGCAAGGGCGAAGGCGCCAAGGTGATCACCGGTGGCGAGCGCGCCGAACTGGGCGGCGACCTGTCCGGCGGCTACTACGTGCAGCCGACCATCTTCACCGGTCAGAACAAGATGCGGATCTTCCAGGAGGAGATCTTCGGTCCCGTCGTGTCCGTCACGTCGTTCAAGGACTACGACCAGGCCATCGAGATCGCCAACGACACGCTGTACGGCCTCGGCGCCGGCGTGTGGTCCCGCGACGGCGGCGTCGCCTACCGGGCGGGCCGCGACATCCAGGCCGGCCGGGTGTGGACCAACACCTACCACCAGTACCCCGCGCA from Rhodococcus opacus B4 encodes:
- the mftC gene encoding mycofactocin radical SAM maturase (MftC is a radical SAM/SPASM enzyme that catalyzes the first two steps in biosynthesis of the electron carrier mycofactocin from the terminal Val-Tyr dipeptide of the precursor peptide MftA.); translation: MTSMLERPAAPVGRLVDQFELGLDAPICLTWELTYACNLSCVHCLSSSGRRDPRELSTEQCKSIIDELQRMQVFYVNIGGGEPTVRSDFWELVDYATAHQVGVKFSTNGVKIDKKVAARLAASDYVDVQISLDGATAEVNDAVRGPGSFAMAVRALENLSEAGFKDAKISVVVTRHNVSQLDDFKALADKYGATLRITRLRPSGRGADVWDELHPTQAQQRELYNWLVANGEGVLTGDSFFHLSAYGDALPGLNLCGAGRVVCLIDPIGDVYACPFAIHDQFLAGNIVADGGFQQVWQTSELFQELRSPQTGGACSKCNHYDSCRGGCMAAKFFTGLPMDGPDPECVIGNGELALAAAGEIPKSSVDHSRTGQRRTPRAPVPLTLMVRPPAKICDENPLAGMDQT
- the mftD gene encoding pre-mycofactocin synthase MftD (MftD, an enzyme found in the mycofactocin biosynthesis locus, performs an oxidative deamination of 3-amino-5-[(p-hydroxyphenyl)methyl]-4,4-dimethyl-2-pyrrolidinone (AHDP). The resulting compound, now called pre-mycofactocin (PMFT), is a biologically active redox cofactor that can oxidize the non-exchangeable NADH of TIGR03971 family SDR-type oxidoreductases.): MGKNPFFETVAEAQRRAKKRLPKSVYAALIAGSERGVTVDDNIAAFGELGFAPHVVGLSDKRELSTTVMGQSISLPVVISPTGVQAVHPDGEVAVARAAAARGTAIGLSSFASKSIEEVTAANPQTFFQMYWVGSREVLIQRMERARAAGATGLIITTDWSFSYGRDWGSPAIPEKMDLKAMFQFAPEGITRPKWLYEFAKTRKIPDLTTPNLAQPGQQPPTFFGAYGEWMQTPLPTWDDIAWLREQWGGPFMLKGVMRVDDAKRAVDAGVTAISVSNHGGNNLDGTPAPIRALPAIAEAVGDQVEVLLDGGIRRGSDVVKAVALGARAVMIGRAYLWGLSANGQAGVENVLDVLRGGIDSALLGLGHSNIHDLTPSDVVIPPGFTRVLGAES
- a CDS encoding mycofactocin system FadH/OYE family oxidoreductase 1, with product MSAQLTDPITLAGRRAPSRVLLGPHPTNLSAGRALSPRHVAYYERRARGGAGIVVTEVASVHASDWPYERAPLASDCVAGWRDVVAACRPHGTLVLAGLGHTGLQGSSAYSQSVLWGPSGIADVISREMPMRMEQAEIDGLVEGFRAGAAAAVAADVDGVELDAGPRALLRQFLSDLTNVREDKYGADPLRLIREVVAAVREELGPGRILSLRLSCDEETPWAGITPSIAAGYAQDLAETLDLLVVVRGGPLSPNAYRPDFHRPPAFGTELCRDIRMAVAGAVPVVLQGSVVDPADARRALDDGVADVVEMTRAQIADPDLVVKTLRGAAPRPCVLCNQTCQVLDPRNPVVTCVGNPTAGHETVDPDEAVDAAVVAGPALVVGGGPAGLEAARVLALRGHRVTLAEASARLGGMVRAAVGAPHLKALTDWLENECHGLGVEFRLGAAVSDAELDAAERDGVTVILATGSTPRPLPFPVEGTVRCLGAADLRDGDDAEGPHVVFDPVGGPLGVAVAEWLAARGRDVSIVTQDSVAGSRLGMTGDLADANTRLQRAEVTRHLDSRIVSVDGDGLRLRNRYTAEESVVPCAVLIDCSHRLPEDTLGSTRPDAVRAGDCVAPRTLLEAVREGRAEALAVTAHRRSEFDHHPFTLVTER
- a CDS encoding mycofactocin-coupled SDR family oxidoreductase, with amino-acid sequence MGQFDDKVAFITGAARGQGRTHAVRLAREGAAIIAVDICGPVSEYNTYEPATADDLAETVRLVESEGGKILAEQADVRDSSKLKAVVDRGVEQFGRLDIVIANAGICNWSRFWEMPDDQWETLIDVNLTGAWKTLKAAVPALIEGGRGGSIIVISSVAGIKPLPGQANYAASKFGLVGLTQTAAKELGEYDIRVNSIHPYGVKTPMGTDPGSLVILEKHPHYLSSFGTILTEHPLADTDDITDAVLWLAGDGSKRVTGSQVAVDMGNTKV